GGCTTCCTTAGTGGGCGTTGCAAGAGCGAAGCGGGTTATGCGCCCAGCCTCCCATCATCGTACTATCTGATCGAATCGAATCCGAAGACGCATGATGTAAATTTTTTCAGATATGGAGAAAGTCACAAGGATCTCTGGAAGTGCTTTCTGGATCTAATTGCCGACTTGGAGCAGCAGGTCCTTACACTTCGAGCGTCTCAGGAACGCCTTCAAGAGCTCTCCGCACACTTCCTCGATTTGAAGGAAGCCTTGACCAATCGAGGTCAGTTTCCCTCTGGGAACTGGCTCTCAAGTGTTAGAAATGAAGTCAACTACAAGTCCTTGGAGGGTGTATGGTTCCCCTTCTCAAAGGCCACTCCTTCATTCGAAAATCTGCTTGGAAGAGTACGCGGCTGGAGAGTTGGCGACGTAGACTTGGGAAGGCCGACTTTGGAGGGCAATGAGCTAGAGAGGTTTTTCGCCACAGCCTTCGTGGTGGTCGATTTCTGTATTTCACTGTCGCTCGATTACAGGGCGCTGACCGAGAGAGAGGGACGGAGATCAGGTGGGTTTTCTCGCTTGGTGAAGCTTACCGCGGCAGCCTGATAAACTCGTTAGGATTCGCAACGGCGGTCATTCATGAGGTTCGCAGCGAACTCCTGCTCTCCGCCCTTCGTGTCGGCGCCTGACGTAAAGTTGCGCCTTGCAGGAATGCCGCTTGGGCTGCCACCCGCCAGCTGCTGCCATCAGCCCAAGCGACTACTTTGGTCTTGGCCGACCTAAGGCGCGCTCGCATCAACCACTCAATGCGACAGCGGGCTGCTTGCCATGGCCTCCGCCCTCGCCAGCATCCTGGACACGTGGCGCAGATTGATCTCATGCGCCTCAGCAATCTGGTCGATCACCTCGCAGATGGCGCCCAGGGCAGCATCAGATAGCCCCCGTCGTGCGCCCTCGCGCTCCGCGAAGGAGATGAGATCACTCTTGCCGGGGCCGGCGAGGCGCAGGATGTCCAGGCGGCTCAGGAATGGGGCCGGAAGCGTCCTCAGGCTGTTCGAGGTCAGGACCCAGCTGATCCACGACATGTCGAAGCCGACCTGATAATAGGGACACTTCCATGCCACGGCAGACGAGCGCTCCAGCAGCGGCAGCAACCCCTCGGCTAGGCCGTAGGCCTGCCCCTTGGTCGAGGTCGGCGTCCCGGCCTTCTCGATCTCGTCGATCACCACGATCGGGTTCGCGCAGAGGCTCTGCACGATGGTCTGCAGGGGCCGCCCAGGGAAGGCCGAGCCCCAGCCGCGTTGCGAGCCATTGACGACGAACGAGGCCTGCTCTGCGGTTCCCTCGATGCCACAACGCGGCACCCCGAGATGGCGCCCGAGCTCACGTGACCACACGCTCTTGCCAATCCCCGGCGGGCCGTCGAGCAGCACGGGCGGCAGACGGAATCCAGGCTCCCCCACCCGCACCGAGCGGCGCATTGCCTTCCAGAGGAAGTCAGTGGCGGCCGCCATCCAGGGCATCTCGGCATGAATGGCCGCGGCGATCTCATCGGCGCGGTGCTCGCTGTCGATGCCGACTAGATCCGCACCGCTGCGGAACACCTCGAGCGCGCGCCGGTCATCCGCGCTGAGATGGCTGAGCCCGGAAGCCTTGGCGCGCGCGCCCATTACCCGGCGCGCACGGCGCAGCACCTTGTTCCGGTCCTTCTCCGAGAGATGCACCGCGATGAGGTCCTCGTTCCAGCGCAACTTATCTTCAAAGTCTCCCGGAACCTTTGGGGACACCCCGTCCTGAAGGGCACGGAGCTTGCGCAGATGCCACTCGAAGCGGCGCTTGAGGGCGAACTCGTTTTCGTCGGGATCGGCGAAGCGGGCATCGATGAACTTGATCTTCGTCACGGAAGTCCTTTCTGGCGCGTTGCGCCATGCCCTCGGGCAGAGGCTCTGCTGGAGGGGGAGGTTGGGAAGAACCCGGCCGGATTGGCTCTGAGAGATGCCGAAAGCACGACTGACCGTCAACGGCGCCCACCAGGGTGGAGCCCTGCTACGGCGCATCAAAGGTCGAAAATCAGCCAGACGCGCAAGCCATTGATATAAAAAGAAACCACCGGCTGCAGCGCAGCCGATGGTCATTAATCCTGTGCCGGAATGGACAAATTACCCCGGAAATGGACAAGTTTTAGTGGGTCCTACACCTACACCCCACACCTCCCCCTCACCCGCATTTCGAATAGCCGCAGGAGGCGCAGGTCATGCAGCCTTCGATCATGCGCATGTCGTAGCTGCCGCAGGAGGGACAGGCCTTGCCGTGGGGTTTTTCGCCCATCACGGCAAGCTCGGCGGAGGGATCGGTCTTGAGCCCCATGCCCTCGCCGGCGATGAAGCCGATCTCGACGAGATGCGTTTCGATCACGCCGCCGATGGCCGCCAGGATGGAGGGAAT
The nucleotide sequence above comes from Celeribacter indicus. Encoded proteins:
- a CDS encoding AAA family ATPase, producing MTKIKFIDARFADPDENEFALKRRFEWHLRKLRALQDGVSPKVPGDFEDKLRWNEDLIAVHLSEKDRNKVLRRARRVMGARAKASGLSHLSADDRRALEVFRSGADLVGIDSEHRADEIAAAIHAEMPWMAAATDFLWKAMRRSVRVGEPGFRLPPVLLDGPPGIGKSVWSRELGRHLGVPRCGIEGTAEQASFVVNGSQRGWGSAFPGRPLQTIVQSLCANPIVVIDEIEKAGTPTSTKGQAYGLAEGLLPLLERSSAVAWKCPYYQVGFDMSWISWVLTSNSLRTLPAPFLSRLDILRLAGPGKSDLISFAEREGARRGLSDAALGAICEVIDQIAEAHEINLRHVSRMLARAEAMASSPLSH